The following coding sequences lie in one Silene latifolia isolate original U9 population chromosome 5, ASM4854445v1, whole genome shotgun sequence genomic window:
- the LOC141655503 gene encoding protein FAR1-RELATED SEQUENCE 6-like has product MYFDLNMPWEDDLDNISLEDVHNNVEVQHDGDDQEDVVNNVEVQLDGDDQEDVISFDNFILDDLLYDDDVDGEPVNIGGDDNHEDDVNDEGEDNHEDDVNDKGVSNDDTVVENEVDVGDLHEPPAVEGRYVQKVAKFLKSGYTDNVELDPPTQGMHFVNGDELGAYCYQYAYNQGFKFYIRTSKLLDYYSGKGVKRYGVGKSEPRFYMYKRVRLCCTRAAKPRKKNIDVSLFKPCECVIEATLLDDFMVIKHARLDHNHDDLNPEKSRHMIGYRVWDEYFKRRALMNDEAGIPIAKNFNTLVKEVGGHGNLTVIERDLRNILNQERRRNRIQGDANALEERFIKLKEVDPDFYYAIQTDRKGMLVNVFWADGRCKAMAKVFGDAISYDATYKMSFTPFVGVNHHGSTVLIASALISHEDAASFTWAFRKWLDCMGRAPSVIITDQCRGISLAVKTVFPNTPHPLCLWHITRNGFKNLGSFARFREIQADLRDVVYESKDIDDFEASWQIFVDKYGIRRHSWIKEMYEKR; this is encoded by the exons ATGTATTTTGATCTTAATATGCCTTGGGAAGATGATCTTGACAATATCAGTTTAGAAGATGTTCATAATAACGTGGAAGTTCAACATGACGGGGATGATCAAGAGGACGTTGTTAATAACGTGGAAGTTCAACTGGACGGGGATGATCAAGAGGACGTTATTAGCTTTGACAACTTTATCTTAGATGATTTGTTATATGATGACGATGTTGATGGTGAACCTGTCAACATTGGAGGTGACGACAACCATGAGGATGACGTCAACGATGAGGGTGAAGACAACCATGAGGATGACGTCAACGATAAGGGTGTCAGCAACGATGATACTGTCGTCGAAAATGAGGTTGATGTAGGTGACTTGCATGAACCTCCTGCTGTTGAAGGGAGGTATGTGCAGAAGGTCGCTAAGTTCCTAAAAAGCGGATACACCGACAATGTTGAACTTGACCCTCCGACACAAGGAATGCATTTTGTAAATGGTGATGAGCTTGGTGCATATTGTTACCAATATGCCTATAATCAAGGCTTTAAATTTTATATTAGGACTAGCAAACTACTGGATTACTATTCAGGAAAAGGGGTCAAGCGATATGGTGTGGGAAAGAGCGAGCCTCGTTTCTACATGTATAAACGAGTCAGATTATGTTGCACAAGGGCGGCTAAACCAAGGAAAAAGAACATTGACGTTTCCTTATTTAAGCCATGCGAATGTGTCATAGAAGCCACTTTACTAGATGATTTCATGGTCATCAAGCATGCTAGATTGGACCACAATCATGATGATCTCAATCCTGAAAAAAGTCGACATATGATCGGATACAGGGTATGGGATGAATATTTTAAGAGACGAgccttgatgaatgatgaagccGGTATCCCAATTGCTAAAAACTTTAACACCTTGGTCAAAGAAGTTGGTGGTCACGGGAATTTAACTGTCATTGAGCGTGATTTGAGGAACATACTCAATCAAGAACGACGACGCAATAGAATTCAAGGTGATGCTAATGCTCTTGAAGAAAGATTTATTAAGTTGAAAGAAGTCGATCCCGATTTTTACTATGCAATACAGACGGATCGAAAAGGGATGTTGGTCAATGTATTTTGGGCCGATGGACGTTGCAAGGCTATGGCAAAGGTATTTGGTGATGCAATTTCTTATGACGCTAC GTACAAAATGTCGTTTACTCCGTTTGTTGGTGTAAATCATCACGGTAGTACTGTTTTAATTGCATCCGCTTTGATATCACACGAGGACGCCGCAAGCTTTACATGGGCGTTTAGGAAATGGTTAGACTGTATGGGTAGAGCTCCTTCAGTTATAATCACCGATCAGTGTAGGGGGATTAGTTTGGCTGTGAAGACCGTATTTCCTAATACGCCACACCCTTTGTGTCTTTGGCACATAACGCGAAATGGTTTTAAGAATTTGGGGAGTTTTGCTAGGTTCCGTGAAATTCAGGCTGACCTAAGGGATGTGGTTTATGAGAGTAAGGA